The sequence TCCTCACCGAACCGGTCACCCACCTCGTCGAACGCGCTCTGGGTGTAGGACGCGAACAGCGCGCTGGCAGCGAGGACCGCCGTGGCGATCGCGATGCCCTTGGTGATCGCCTTGGTGGTGTTGCCGACCGCGTCGAGGTCGGTGAGGATCTGCGCGCCCTCCTCGCTGACCTCGCCGGACATCTCCGCGATGCCCTGGGCGTTGTCCGAGACGGGCCCGAAGGTGTCCATCGCGACGATGACGCCCACCGTGGTGAGCAGGCCGCAGCCCGCCAACGAGACCGCGAAGAGGGCCAGCGCCAGGTTGCCACCCGCGAGCAGCGCGGCACCGAAGACCGCCGCGCCGATCACCAGCGCGGTGTAGACCGCCGACTCGAAGCCGACCGCCAGGCCGGAGAGGATCACGGTCGCGTGGCCGGTCAGCGACGTACGGCCGACGTCCTTGACCGGACGGTGGTCGGTGCCGGTGAAGTAGCCGGTCAGCGCCAGGATCGCCGCGGCGAGCACGATGCCGATGACGACCGCGCCGACGGCGAACATCGCCGGCGACAGGTCGGCCTCGGCGCCGGTGCCGAGGTCCATCCACTCCCGCGGCAGGTAGGCGAACGCCGCGACGACGCAGGCCACCGTGGAGATGCCCGCGGAGATGTAGAAGGCACGGTTGATCGTGGTCAGCCCACTCTCGTTCGGACGCGGCTTGCACAGGTAGGTGCCGATGACGGCGGTGATCGCACCGATGGCCGGGATGATCAGCGGGAAGATCAGGCCCTTGTCGCCGAAGGCCTGTGCACCGAGGATCAGCGCGGCCACCAGCGTGACGGCGTAGGACTCGAAGAGGTCGGCGGCCATGCCGGCACAGTCGCCCACGTTGTCGCCCACGTTGTCGGCGATCGTGGCGGCGTTGCGGGGATCGTCCTCGGGGATGTTGTGCTCGACCTTGCCCACCAGGTCCGCACCGACGTCGGCGGCCTTGGTGAAGATGCCGCCACCGACCCTCATGAACATCGCCAGCAGGGCGGCGCCGAAGCCGAAGCCCTCGAGGACGTGCGCGGCGTCGTCCTGGAACAGGATCACCACCACGCTGGCGCCCAGCAGTCCGAGGCCGACGGTCGACATACCGACGACGGCGCCGGTGCGGAAGCCGATGTTCATCGCCGGGTCACGGCCCTCGGACTCGGCAGCGGCTGCCACGCGCAGGTTGGCGCGCACGGCCAGCCACATGCCCAGGTAGCCGATCGCGGCGGAGAAGCCCGCGCCGACGAGGAAGAACACCGATCGGAACAGCCGCACCACCCAGTCGTCGGCCGGGAGGGCCAACAACAGCAAGAACGCCAACGCGGCGAAGATCCCGAGTGTCTTGAACTGCCGCATCAGGTAGGCGTTCGCGCCCTCCTGCACCGCCAGCGCGATCTCGCGCATCTTCTCGCTGCCTTCACCGGCTGCGAGGACCTCCGAGCGGAACAGGGCCGCCATCACCAGGGCCCCGATCGCGATGGCCGCCACCACGATCGCGAGCACGAGATTGCCTCCGGTGACCTCGACGGCTGCGGGGATGATCCCGGCCATGCCAAACCTCCTGCACTGAGGGGAGGGCCCGCCGATGGCGGGCCCGGGTCGTTCGCCGGAGTCTACGCAGAATGTGGCCTACGCCACACAGGTGATGTGACGTGGATCACGCGCGTGTCGCGCGGTGGTCGCGGGGGTTGTCCTGCGTTCGCTCACCTTGTCGGGCACTGCAGTGCCGGACAAGGTGGGCGATCCCCGGTCGGCCGGGGATCGCTCCCGCCGCCTTGGGACAATCGGGTGGTGAGCGACCTCGACCCGACCGCGTTGGTGCAGCGGCTGGCGTCGGGGGCGCGGCGGGAGGGGCGGCTGACGCACGTGGAGGTGCGGCCGGCGCGGGAGGCGACGTACGCGGACTGGCCGGCATGGGTGGACCCGGACCTGGTCGCCGCGCTCGCGGCGCGCGGCGTACGCCGGCCCTGGCAGCACCAGGTGGCGGCGGCCGAGGCGGCGCACGCGGGCCGCCACGTCGTGGTGTCGACCGGGACCGCGTCGGGCAAGTCGCTGGCGTACCTGCTGCCGGGGCTGACCGCGATCCGCGAGGGGCGCGGTCCGCGGGGCCGGCGCGGGGCGAGCGTGCTCTACATCGCCCCCACCAAGGCCTTGGCGCAGGACCAGCGTGCGGCGATCGAGGGGCTGGGCCTCGACGTGCGCGTGGCGACCCACGACGGCGATGCGAGCACCGAGCAACGCGACTGGACCCGCGACCACGGCGAGTACGTCCTCACCAACCCCGACATGCTGCACCGCTCGCTGCTGCCCGCCCACGAGCGCTGGCACCGCTTCTTCAGGACCGTCGACTACGTGGTCGTCGACGAATGCCACCACTACCGCGGCGTCTTCGGCGCCCACGTGGCCCACGTACTGCGGCGGCTGCGGCGGGTCTGCGCCGAGCACGGCAGCGACCCCACGTTCGTCCTCGCCTCGGCCACCGTCGCCGATCCGGCGTACGCCGCCTCCCGGCTGACCGGGCACGAGGTCGCGGCGGTCACCGAGGACACCTCGCCGCGCGGCGAGCTCACCGTCGGCCTGTGGGAGCCGCCGCTGACCTCCCACACCGGCGAGAACGGCGCCCCCGTACGCCGCCCCGCCACCGCCGAGACCGCCGACCTCGTCGCGGACCTGGTCGTGGAGGACGTACGGACGCTCGCCTTCGTGCGCTCGCGGCGCGGTGTCGAGCAGCTCGCCCAACGCGCGTCGGACCTGCTGGCCGACGTCGACCCCGCGTTGGCGGCGCGGGTCGACTCCTACCGCGGGGGCTACCTGCCCGAGGAGCGGCGAGCACTCGAGGAAGAC comes from Nocardioides panacisoli and encodes:
- a CDS encoding sodium-translocating pyrophosphatase, translating into MAGIIPAAVEVTGGNLVLAIVVAAIAIGALVMAALFRSEVLAAGEGSEKMREIALAVQEGANAYLMRQFKTLGIFAALAFLLLLALPADDWVVRLFRSVFFLVGAGFSAAIGYLGMWLAVRANLRVAAAAESEGRDPAMNIGFRTGAVVGMSTVGLGLLGASVVVILFQDDAAHVLEGFGFGAALLAMFMRVGGGIFTKAADVGADLVGKVEHNIPEDDPRNAATIADNVGDNVGDCAGMAADLFESYAVTLVAALILGAQAFGDKGLIFPLIIPAIGAITAVIGTYLCKPRPNESGLTTINRAFYISAGISTVACVVAAFAYLPREWMDLGTGAEADLSPAMFAVGAVVIGIVLAAAILALTGYFTGTDHRPVKDVGRTSLTGHATVILSGLAVGFESAVYTALVIGAAVFGAALLAGGNLALALFAVSLAGCGLLTTVGVIVAMDTFGPVSDNAQGIAEMSGEVSEEGAQILTDLDAVGNTTKAITKGIAIATAVLAASALFASYTQSAFDEVGDRFGEELLSGFLVYDAKLIVGALLGAGVVFLFSGLAINAVGRAAGAVVYEVRRQFAEIPGIMEGTGRPEYGRVVDIVTRDSLRELATPGILAILSPIAVGFGLGVGPLAGFLVGAIATGTLMAVFLANAGGAWDNAKKLVEDGHHGGKGSEAHAATVTGDTVGDPFKDTAGPAINPLLKVMNLVSLLIVGAVVSLSYGEGENDVVRILIAVAAALGIAGAVFISKQRSATITDDVPATDAA